The genomic stretch GGTAGATGATGCGCTGAAAATTTCCAACCAAGACATTGCCGACTACCTCGACGGTTTGCCGCCGGAAAAAATGCACTGCTCGGTGATGGGGCGCGAAGCCTTGCAAGCCGCCGTTGCTAATTACCGTGGCGAAGAGTGGAAAGACGACCACGAAGAAGGCGCGTTGATCTGCAAATGCTTCGCGGTGGATGCGGTGTTGATCGAAGAAACCATTCGTGCCAATAACCTCAGCACGGTGGAAGAAGTCACCTTCTACACCAAAGCCGGTGGCGGTTGTTCCGCGTGTTTTGAAGGCATCGAAGAAATCCTCAACAAAGTCATGCTGGAACGCGATGAAGAAGAAGTCGTCGCACCATCACCCGAACCCGTCAAACCTGCCAAAGCCCCGTTGACCAATCTGCAACGGATGCGCCGCATCGAACACACGCTGGAAGCGATTCGCCCGCAATTGCAAGCCGACCGGGGCGACATCGAGCTGGTGGAAGTCGATTTCGACAAGAAAATCGCCTTCGTTAACCTCAGCGGCGCATGTTCCGGTTGCCAGATGGCAGCGGCTACTTTGGGTGGCGTGCAACAGCGCGTCATGGAAGATCTGGGTGAATTCATCCGCGTATTGCCTGCGACTGAAATGGGCAAGTTTTAAGGAGTGGTGTGATGAGTGAAGGTATTTATCTCGATAACAATGCGACTACGATGGTGTCGCCGGAAGTGGTGCAAGCCATGCTGCCGTATTTCACCGAGCAGTTCGGCAACCCGTCTTCCATCCACCAGTTTGGCAACAAGGTTGGGCTGGCGATTAAAGCTGCCCGCAAGCAAGTGCAAAAGCTGCTGGGTGCGGAACACGATTCCGAGATCGTTTTCACTTCGTGCGGCACCGAATCCGATTCCACCGCGATCCTCTCCGCCCTCAAAGCACAGCCGGAACGCAAGGAAATCATCACCACCGTGGTGGAGCATCCTGCCATCCTGACCCTGTGCGAAAATCTGGAAAAAGACGGCTACACCGTGCATTACCTCAAGGTAGACGGCAAAGGTCGGCTGGATCTGGATGAGTACGCCAAGCTGCTCACCGACAACGTGGCGATTGTGTCGGCGATGTGGGCGAACAACGAAAGCGGCACGTATTTCCCCGTGGTGGAAATGGCTGAAATGGCGAACGCGGCGGGCATCATGTTCCACACCGATGCGGTACAAGCGGTCGGCAAAATCCCGATGAGTCTGAAAGACACCAAGATCGACATGCTGTCGGTTTCCGGGCATAAATTGCACGCGCCCAAAGGCATTGGTGTGCTGTATTTGCGCCGGGGTACACGCTTCCGTCCGCTGTTGCGTGGTGGGCATCAGGAACGTGGGCGGCGGGCGGGGACGGAAAATGCGGCTTCCATCGTCGCGCTCGGCAAGGCGGCTGAAATGGCGCTGGAACACATGGAGCATGAAAACATTTGCGTGCGTGCCATGCGTGACCGTCTGAAAGAAGGCTTGCTGGCTGCCATCCCCAACTGTTTCGTGACCGGCGACCCGGACAATTGCTTGCCGAATACGCTCAATATCGCGTTTGAATACATCGAAGGCGAAGCGATTTTGCTGATGCTCAACAAGCAAGGCATCGCGGCTTCCAGCGGTTCGGCGTGTACGTCTGGCTCACTTGAACCGTCGCACGTGATGCGGGCAATGGGCATTCCTTATACGGCTGCGCATGGCACGATCCGCTTCTCGCTGTCGCGTTACAACAATATGCCGGAAATCGAGAAAGTCATCGCCGTTGTTCCGCCGATTATTGCGCAACTGCGCAAGCTGTCGCCGTATTGGGATGCTGCCAATAATGTGCCAGTGGAAGAGCCGGAAAAGGCGTTTGCTCCGGCTTATGCCTGAAGCCCCCTCACCCCCCAGCCCCCTCTCCCAGAGGTAGAGGGGGAGTAAGAGATTGTTTTGTATCGGAGATGACATGGATATTGCTCAAATTCAACCCGGTGACATGGTGTTTGCTGCTGCCGACTTGTTCAGTGACGGCGAAATTCCGGGCTATGCCGAAGGAGCGCTGGTCGTTAAAGCGGGGACTCGCGGGGTGCTGATCAATACCGGGCATTATGAGGAATACCCGGATGTGGAGTTTTATCTGGTGCAGTTTGAGGATGAGAGCGGGACGTTGGGGGTGTCGTTGGGGTGTTGGGCGGAGGAGTTGGCGACTGAAACAGCTCCATAATACATCAGCCTTTAGTTAAACGCTGCCCCCACCATAAATTCAGTAACTGTCATTTACCAGTATTACATGTAGCATAATCGGTCATCTAGCTAGGGAGTGAACACAATAGATAGAATATCAACCTATCTATTGTACGATATTTTTTCATTAATTAATGAATGCACTTTGCATTATCGAATAAATAATAAATATCAAGTGTTTCCCACCATTCGCTATAAATTCTAACTAATCTACTTTGAGATGAATTAATAAATTTTTCGGCTCCATTTTTATCCCACAGTATTTCTTCACCAGCCCCTAATCCTTTCATTTGTTCTTGTGTAAGAAAACTATTTTCAAAATCTTCTGGTGTTTTTATTTTTTCTTTTGCTAAGATATTTCTATCTGAACGATTTTCTTCATAAGGTATTGCTCGAAGATTGCCGATATGATTAACAAACTCTCTGCATATCAGCATATATCTTTTATTTCTTCTATTGTAGAGAGTTGATGCTGGCAGAATATGATCGTAATCCCAAGGTCTATTATAGTTTTCCCAAAATGAAATATTTGAAGGATCATAACCAGTAAACTGGTTACTCATATACTTTCTTTGTGCATAGCTAAGCAAACTGACAATTCTTTGTGATTTATCTCTTCTACAAATACTTATAAAATGAGCTCTTTTTATATCATCATTCCAAAGCTGTGAAACTGCTTGATTCCAAGCCTCATTTCTTCCTTCTTTATCAATCCATGCATCAATGTCATCACCAATAAAATCTATATTTAGTTTATCTGGAGACATGCAAACAGGATTGGCATCATCTTCTGGAGAAAAAATCCCATTAAAATCAGATTTTTTCATGGAATTATCCTTGAGTTTTTTAAAGACAAGATTGATTCGCTTATTTTTTTCAGTTTGTGATTTGTTCAATGAAAACCAATGAATTGATGTTGCCAGTCCTAATATATATTTACAACATTCTTGAGTCTTATATTTTGCAGTATCCAAGTTATAACTAGTAGTTTCTAGTTCACGCTTTGCCAGCCAAAAGAGCAGCAAATAAACCTCACCAGATTGCTTAGCTATCTCGCTTCGAATAAATGGAGGCAATCCAAAATCATGGTTATTTGAGTAAAGTAGCCAGTAGTCTATTAACCTGCAACAAAGAATTATTTTATCTTCGCTAAAAATATTTTCTAAAGCATCTTTTTTTTGATATTCATTGTTTGTATTTTTTGCTATTTGTCGTATTTCTCTTACGTCAATTGGCGGATGTATTTTTTCATCTTTTGCTGTAGTAATTGCTGCTCTTATGATTAAACTTACAAACTCAGCATCTGGCAAATGCAACAAGCCCTTCTCTTTAAGCTCTGTGATTTTTTCTTCAAAAACAGGCCAATATGCCTTTATCATTGAATATATTCTATCGTGTGGACTTAATGGAGTTCCTTTTGAATTCAACCGATCAAATAAATGTTCAATATTTGATATATTTTCTGGTTCACTCTCTTCTTCATTATAATTTTTTATTTTTTTACCGTCATTGATTTCTTGGTGTGTTTCTTCTGCTATTACAGAATTAGGTACTTCAATAAGAACAAGCTCTGACTCTAAAGATTGTTTAGCTTTTGAATATATTTTCTTTTTAACAGAAAGGCTAGTTAAGTCTGTATCTTCAATATATTTAGCAAGTGCCTCATTGAAGTTTTTATAATATTCTGGCCTAACAATAGAATAACTATCAAACTTGCTTTTAATTTTAACCCAAAATTCCTCTTCATCTGATGTAGCATTAACTGCTTCTAACAACCAAGCAAAAGGAATAGGCAAGTTGGCTTCATAAGGCCAAGAATAACCTACACTAGGACGTCCTTGTTTTTTTGGCACGAGTTCATCCTCTCGCCACCCAAACCTCACCAATGCTTTTCTTATATCCCCTGTATTTAATATGAAGTTTTTCTGTATGGAATCTTTTGACTCATCTTTTTTATATCCCCAAGGATGTGATTCCGTTGTCACCCGAAATAAGAATGATCGAGTGCTACTATCGCTAATTTGTGGATTTATATCCAACCAAATTGCTTCATATACATTTTCTTTTATGAATGGATCAACGAATCCTAACGTAATGGCATTACTGCGTTGTTGTCCATCAAGGAGGTGGTGTGTTGGATTTTCACACTTGCCGTATTTGGCCTTGACATTATTTTGTGTTTGTAAATGGGGACAAATAATGAAAGAGCCTATTGGAAACCCGCGCAATAATGAATCCCATAAAAGTTCAACTTGTTCTGGTTTCCAAACAGCACCGCGTTGTAGAGATGGAATACAAACTTTTACTTTATCTTTTTCGGATAGCTGATGTTTTTCTGATAACTGCCAATCAGCTATTTCTCTAAGAGATAACTTCCTTACTTTCCCCATTACCCTTTCCCCATGAGATATTTAATAAAGCCATAGATTATTGCACTAGATCAAGTATTATACTGAGCAAATATCAAACAGCAAGCATTTTAATTATGGCTCACTATGTATTTCAGTGTCTTGGCCTGTCTGTCGTGTTATAACTTTTTGGTGGCACGAGGCTTACCGCCAGAGCATAGACGGCAAGACCTCGAAAACCAGATAGAGCCTAATGCAATATAAAAACTACAACAAAAACCCATAAAGCTCATTCACATCCATTTCCAGCCCAACAGATTCCAGTGTGAGTTTCTGGCCTTCGGTGTAAATCTCTTTTCCCCATTCGCTGCGGCGACGGTAAATCTCGACGTATGGGACTTCTTGCGAACACAGCACGTATTCTTGCAACGCCGGAATCAGGCGATAAGCCGCCAGTTTTTCGGTGCGGTCTTTGCGGGCAGTGGCATCCGACAGGACTTCTACAATCAGGCACGGGGAAGTGTTGTAGTAAGTCGCGGTTTCTTCTTCGCAAGTGACTTGTACATCAGGGTAGTAATAGCGGGTGTCGCCGATGGTTTCGATCCCCACCTTCATGTCGGACTGGAAAACTTCGCAACTGCTACCCTTCAAATGCAGGGACAGCGCAAGGAAAAAATTGCCAGCAACCCGATTATGCCCACGGCTCGCGCCTGCCATTGCGTAGATTTGCCCGTTGACGTATTCGTACTTTTCCCCATCGGCACGGTCATTTTCGCCGAGCAGGTATTCTTCCGGGGAAATGTAGGCAGATTTTGGCAATGCGCCCATGTAAGCGTCTCCTGAGTTTGGTTTCATGCCTTGCTTGCTTTTCCAAGAATAGCATGAAACATTCAGGCTATCCTTATGCCACATTGCCACGCCAACCCTTATGACACATGTAGTCTGCCAGTTTTCCCAATTAACCCAACAGTTTGATACCAAAACCGTATTTTCAGGGCTTTCCTCCACCCTGACCGACGGATTGACCGGGCTGGTCGGACGTAACGGGCAAGGCAAATCAGTCTTGCTTGCCCTGCTCGCGCAAGATTTTCCACCCACCGGCGGCAGCATCCGCTGGCTTGTGCCGTTCTATTGGGTGCGGCAACTGCA from Thiothrix litoralis encodes the following:
- a CDS encoding Uma2 family endonuclease; translated protein: MKPNSGDAYMGALPKSAYISPEEYLLGENDRADGEKYEYVNGQIYAMAGASRGHNRVAGNFFLALSLHLKGSSCEVFQSDMKVGIETIGDTRYYYPDVQVTCEEETATYYNTSPCLIVEVLSDATARKDRTEKLAAYRLIPALQEYVLCSQEVPYVEIYRRRSEWGKEIYTEGQKLTLESVGLEMDVNELYGFLL
- a CDS encoding nitrogen fixation protein NifZ; this encodes MDIAQIQPGDMVFAAADLFSDGEIPGYAEGALVVKAGTRGVLINTGHYEEYPDVEFYLVQFEDESGTLGVSLGCWAEELATETAP
- a CDS encoding DUF262 domain-containing protein; translated protein: MGKVRKLSLREIADWQLSEKHQLSEKDKVKVCIPSLQRGAVWKPEQVELLWDSLLRGFPIGSFIICPHLQTQNNVKAKYGKCENPTHHLLDGQQRSNAITLGFVDPFIKENVYEAIWLDINPQISDSSTRSFLFRVTTESHPWGYKKDESKDSIQKNFILNTGDIRKALVRFGWREDELVPKKQGRPSVGYSWPYEANLPIPFAWLLEAVNATSDEEEFWVKIKSKFDSYSIVRPEYYKNFNEALAKYIEDTDLTSLSVKKKIYSKAKQSLESELVLIEVPNSVIAEETHQEINDGKKIKNYNEEESEPENISNIEHLFDRLNSKGTPLSPHDRIYSMIKAYWPVFEEKITELKEKGLLHLPDAEFVSLIIRAAITTAKDEKIHPPIDVREIRQIAKNTNNEYQKKDALENIFSEDKIILCCRLIDYWLLYSNNHDFGLPPFIRSEIAKQSGEVYLLLFWLAKRELETTSYNLDTAKYKTQECCKYILGLATSIHWFSLNKSQTEKNKRINLVFKKLKDNSMKKSDFNGIFSPEDDANPVCMSPDKLNIDFIGDDIDAWIDKEGRNEAWNQAVSQLWNDDIKRAHFISICRRDKSQRIVSLLSYAQRKYMSNQFTGYDPSNISFWENYNRPWDYDHILPASTLYNRRNKRYMLICREFVNHIGNLRAIPYEENRSDRNILAKEKIKTPEDFENSFLTQEQMKGLGAGEEILWDKNGAEKFINSSQSRLVRIYSEWWETLDIYYLFDNAKCIH
- the nifS gene encoding cysteine desulfurase NifS, which encodes MSEGIYLDNNATTMVSPEVVQAMLPYFTEQFGNPSSIHQFGNKVGLAIKAARKQVQKLLGAEHDSEIVFTSCGTESDSTAILSALKAQPERKEIITTVVEHPAILTLCENLEKDGYTVHYLKVDGKGRLDLDEYAKLLTDNVAIVSAMWANNESGTYFPVVEMAEMANAAGIMFHTDAVQAVGKIPMSLKDTKIDMLSVSGHKLHAPKGIGVLYLRRGTRFRPLLRGGHQERGRRAGTENAASIVALGKAAEMALEHMEHENICVRAMRDRLKEGLLAAIPNCFVTGDPDNCLPNTLNIAFEYIEGEAILLMLNKQGIAASSGSACTSGSLEPSHVMRAMGIPYTAAHGTIRFSLSRYNNMPEIEKVIAVVPPIIAQLRKLSPYWDAANNVPVEEPEKAFAPAYA
- the nifU gene encoding Fe-S cluster assembly protein NifU, coding for MWDYSEKVQDHFFNPRNAGAVAQANATGDVGSLSCGDALRLTLKVNPETDIIEDAGFQTFGCGSAVASSSALTEMVKGMTVDDALKISNQDIADYLDGLPPEKMHCSVMGREALQAAVANYRGEEWKDDHEEGALICKCFAVDAVLIEETIRANNLSTVEEVTFYTKAGGGCSACFEGIEEILNKVMLERDEEEVVAPSPEPVKPAKAPLTNLQRMRRIEHTLEAIRPQLQADRGDIELVEVDFDKKIAFVNLSGACSGCQMAAATLGGVQQRVMEDLGEFIRVLPATEMGKF